One part of the Kryptolebias marmoratus isolate JLee-2015 linkage group LG2, ASM164957v2, whole genome shotgun sequence genome encodes these proteins:
- the sirt2 gene encoding NAD-dependent protein deacetylase sirtuin-2: MSDAPELPKKEEEEVSSEPEEQSEDSSEEEFVGDTDMDFLRSLFSNTLGLGLAEKVLDDLTLEGVARYINAGKCKNVICMVGAGISTSAGIPDFRSPGTGLYANLQKYNLPYPEAIFQIDYFKKHPEPFFTLARELYPGQFKPTICHYFMKMMKDKGLLKRCYTQNIDTLERVAGLEGNDLIEAHGTFHTSHCVSSCCRKEYTLDWMKEKIFSDEIPKCEKCSSLVKPDIVFFGEGLPARVFSSVKKDFPCCDLLIIMGTSLQVQPFASLISRVSKTCPRLLINMEKAGEASPTLGFLGFGGGMDFDSEKAYRDVAHISSCDDGCLALADLLGWKAELEELVKKEHARIDIQDEKKNEPSGESKGAAAKASSASADAPAKAEE; encoded by the exons ATGTCTGACGCACCAG agCTTCCtaagaaagaagaagaggaggttTCATCTGAACCAGAG GAACAATCTGAAGACAGCAGTGAGGAGGAATTTGTCGGAGATACAGACA TGGACTTTCTGCGCAGTCTCTTCTCCAACACACTGGGGCTCGGCTTGGCAGAGAAAGTTCTGGATGACCTGACTCTGGAGGGCGTGGCGCGATACATAAACGCCGGCAAAT GTAAAAATGTCATCTGCATGGTCGGAGCAGGAATATCAACAT CTGCTGGGATCCCAGATTTCCGCTCACCAGGAACTGGCCTGTATGCAAATTTGCAAAAATACAACCTACCCTATCCAGAGGCCATCTTTCAAATTGATTACTTTAAG AAACATCCGGAGCCGTTCTTCACTTTGGCAAGGGAGCTTTACCCAGGACAGTTCAAG CCGACAATCTGTCACTACTTCATGAAGATGATGAAAGACAAGGGGCTCCTGAAACGTTGCTACACGCAG AACATTGACACTCTGGAGCGAGTAGCCGGGCTGGAAGGAAACGACCTTATCGAGGCTCACGGAACGTTCCACACTTCACATTGCGTCAGCTCCTGCTGCCGCAAAGAGTACACCCTGGACTGGATGAAAG AAAAAATCTTTTCCGATGAAATTCCCAAATGTGAAAAGTGCAGCAGCTTGGTCAAGCCAG ATATCGTCTTTTTTGGAGAGGGCCTGCCTGCCCGTGTCTTCTCTTCAGTGAAGAAG gaTTTCCCTTGCTGTGACCTGCTCATCATCATGGGGACGTCTCTGCAGGTCCAGCCGTTTGCAAGTTTAATCAGCAG agTTTCAAAAACTTGCCCCAGGCTGCTTATTAACATGGAGAAAGCAGGAGAG gcCAGTCCTACGTTAGGGTTCCTGGGTTTTGGAGGAGGGATGGACTTTGACTCAGAAAAGGCTTACAG AGATGTGGCTCACATCAGCTCTTGCGACGATGGCTGCTTGGCTCTGGCTGACTTGCTGGGCTGGAAG GCGGAGCTGGAAGAGCTGGTGAAGAAGGAACACGCCAGGATCGACATCCAGGACGAGAAAAAGAACGAGCCGTCTGGGGAAAGCAAAGGAGCCGCAGCCAAGGCCAGTTCCGCTTCAGCAGATGCACCAGCCAAAGCAGAGGAGTGA
- the rinl gene encoding ras and Rab interactor 3 isoform X2 — MAFHSSVNGTTAIPWRSSRRRLSLLEQLRACQEAWCPRTPWDREEVQAVLRGTPAGSFLVLRDSVTSQPSLLCVSAGEQNEEVLHYDLKYTGTVFQLSESRLSFSDLPQLVLFYSLTRDVLSVCLTIPCWIYSVTEMNKNRLSQLEPKTWLSTPPELQTEEMTNKELSNVMCSIQLTSTNGALCIINPLYLREHGDDWLTHRTTAAQSSTSRRDRRLSTTRAWTGSGLQNKRAVSLEQEPSAVSEDVSGLVRARSADSASNPTTPTGVVLRRSSKDFPNSPFQRLTTGSLSTPSTPVSIIPEVHRHSSPLPQSPHRVSWIEDGFWLPPPRPSSLLHPPSLELDSLSISSIEEEQESQFPSPSSYHPSPHRLANKVINRLSAVGQALGGLVSQKKRLTNRVLELSERKGGAFAEAVKGFVEMTLKGGPDPSGVTGPEFLQEVRSSLTSLREILLDYAEIQAILDSITDLNDLEIDSLVELSVHKVALKPVSAHLYNYIHTSRTNDGSFERLQSNFLVLEKKEVQDLGGSAGVGVPDSVILERIKQRWSSMHEAYSPNKKIQILLKVCKSIYHSMSANTSSGTVFGADDFLPCLTWVLLRSNLVALQVDTDYMMELLDPTQLQGEGGYYLTTLYASLYYISSFRPRLAARQLSMEAQKSINQWHRRRTLYCNQSRRSKHRRTIRRQSCHDQSKQDSDAETGCKNGSVEEHNPDSTDVSEQQTGRSSETAQAQSENAQSEPEDEDESHTAAPTSDWQPAAQQEVAADNQEDGQTVCVAEEEQQSAF, encoded by the exons AT GGCCTTTCACAGTTCGGTTAATGGGACTACAGCCATCCcctggaggagcagcaggaggagactGTCCCTCCTGGAGCAGCTGAGGGCGTGTCAGGAGGCCTGGTGTCCCAGGACGCCCTGGGACAGAGAGGAGGTCCAGGCTGTCCTCCGTGGGACACCTGCTGGG agttTCCTGGTGCTGCGGGACTCCGTGACGTCTCAGCCCAGCCTGCTGTGTGTGTCAGCCGGCGAGCAGAATGAAGAAGTTCTACATTATGATCTCAAATACACAGGCACAG TCTTCCAGCTGTCTGAGTCTCGTCTCTCCTTCTCTGATTTGCCTCAGCTGGTGCTTTTCTACTCTCTAACCAG GGATGTgttatctgtctgtctgaccaTTCCTTGCTGGATCTACAGTGTAACTGAGATGAACAAAAATCGTCTCTCTCAGCTTGAACCCA AAACTTGGCTTTCCACGCCGCCTGAGCTACAGACCGAAGAAATGACCAACAAGGAACTGAGTAATGTGATGTGTTCAATACAG ctGACTTCCACCAACGGGGCTCTGTGCATCATAAATCCACTCTACCTTCGTGAACATGGAGATGACTGGCTGACTCACAGGACGACAGCAGCACAATCATCAACGTCCAGACGAGATCGCCGCCTCAGCACCACCCGGGCATGGACAGGGTCGGGGCTACAAAACAAACGAGCAGTCTCATTGGAGCAGGAGCCCTCTGCTGTCAGTGAAGATGTCTCAG GTCTGGTAAGAGCCAGGTCGGCCGATTCCGCCTCCAACCCAACAACACCAACAGGAGTGGTCCTCAGGAGGTCCAGCAAGGATTTTCCCAACAGCCCCTTTCAAAGATTGACCACAGGGAGCCTTTCCACTCCCTCTACCCCAGTAAGCATCATACCTGAGGTGCATCGTCACAGCAGCCCCCTCCCTCAGTCTCCTCACAGGGTGTCCTGGATTGAAGATGGCTTTTGGCTGCCTCCACCCAGGCCCTCATCCTTACTCCATCCCCCTTCACTGGAGCTTGATTCGTTGTCGATCAGCAGCatagaggaggagcaggagtcCCAGTTCCCAAGCCCCTCATCCTACCACCCATCACCACACCGTTTGGCCAATAAAGTCATAAACCGTCTCTCAGCTGTGGGCCAGGCGCTGGGGGGGCTGGTGTCCCAGAAGAAAAGACTGACCAATCGAGTCCTGGAACTGAGCGAGAGGAAGGGCGGAGCCTTCGCTGAAGCTGTGAAGGGATTTGTGGAGATGACTCTGAAGGGAGGTCCTGACCCCAGCGGGGTTACAGGGCCGGAGTTCTTACAAGAAGTGAGGTCATCGCTTACATCACTAAGGGAGATATTGCTGGACTATGCAGAGATCCAGGCCATACTGGACAGCATCACTGACCTTAATGACTTGGAGATCG ACTCCCTGGTGGAGCTCTCCGTCCACAAAGTGGCTCTGAAGCCCGTTTCTGCTCATCTCTACAACTACATTCACACGTCACGCACCAATGACGGCAGCTTCGAGCGACTCCAGAGCAACTTCCTCGTGCTGGAGAAGAAGGAGGTACAGGACCTGGGGGGGTCGGCAGGAGTTGGAGTTCCTGACTCTGTCATACTGGAGCGAATAAAGCAAAGGTGGAGTAGTATGCACGAGGCCTACTCCCCGAACAAGAAGATTCAGATTCTCCTCAAAGTCTGCAAGAGTATTTACCACAGCATGAGTGCTAACACTAGCTCAG GTACGGTGTTTGGAGCAGATGATTTCCTGCCCTGCTTGACTTGGGTGCTGCTGAGAAGCAACTTAGTGGCCTTACAGGTGGACACAGACTATATGATGGAGCTGCTGGACCCCACACAGCTGCAGGGAGAGG GGGGCTACTACCTTACAACTCTATACGCCTCTCTCTACTACATCAGCAGCTTCCGGCCACGGCTGGCTGCCCGCCAGCTCAGCATGGAGGCCCAAAAGTCCATTAACCAATGGCATCGCAGGCGCACCCTGTACTGCAACCAATCACGTCGCAGCAAGCACCGGCGGACGATTCGCAGGCAGTCGTGTCACGATCAGAGCAAGCAGGATTCTGACGCAGAAACTGGGTGCAAGAATGGAAGCGTAGAAGAACATAATCCTGACAGCACCGATGTTTCGGAGCAGCAGACAGGAAGAAGCTCCGAGACTGCGCAGGCTCAGAGTGAAAACGCACAGAGCGAGCCTGAAGACGAGGACGAATCGCACACCGCTGCGCCAACATCAGACTGGCAACCTGCAGCGCAGCAAGAGGTGGCAGCCGACAATCAGGAGGACGGACAGACTGTGTGTGTAGCAGAAGAGGAGCAGCAAAGTGCATTCTga
- the rinl gene encoding ras and Rab interactor 3 isoform X1 produces MLASRAFHSSVNGTTAIPWRSSRRRLSLLEQLRACQEAWCPRTPWDREEVQAVLRGTPAGSFLVLRDSVTSQPSLLCVSAGEQNEEVLHYDLKYTGTVFQLSESRLSFSDLPQLVLFYSLTRDVLSVCLTIPCWIYSVTEMNKNRLSQLEPKTWLSTPPELQTEEMTNKELSNVMCSIQLTSTNGALCIINPLYLREHGDDWLTHRTTAAQSSTSRRDRRLSTTRAWTGSGLQNKRAVSLEQEPSAVSEDVSGLVRARSADSASNPTTPTGVVLRRSSKDFPNSPFQRLTTGSLSTPSTPVSIIPEVHRHSSPLPQSPHRVSWIEDGFWLPPPRPSSLLHPPSLELDSLSISSIEEEQESQFPSPSSYHPSPHRLANKVINRLSAVGQALGGLVSQKKRLTNRVLELSERKGGAFAEAVKGFVEMTLKGGPDPSGVTGPEFLQEVRSSLTSLREILLDYAEIQAILDSITDLNDLEIDSLVELSVHKVALKPVSAHLYNYIHTSRTNDGSFERLQSNFLVLEKKEVQDLGGSAGVGVPDSVILERIKQRWSSMHEAYSPNKKIQILLKVCKSIYHSMSANTSSGTVFGADDFLPCLTWVLLRSNLVALQVDTDYMMELLDPTQLQGEGGYYLTTLYASLYYISSFRPRLAARQLSMEAQKSINQWHRRRTLYCNQSRRSKHRRTIRRQSCHDQSKQDSDAETGCKNGSVEEHNPDSTDVSEQQTGRSSETAQAQSENAQSEPEDEDESHTAAPTSDWQPAAQQEVAADNQEDGQTVCVAEEEQQSAF; encoded by the exons ATGTTGGCATCCAGGGCCTTTCACAGTTCGGTTAATGGGACTACAGCCATCCcctggaggagcagcaggaggagactGTCCCTCCTGGAGCAGCTGAGGGCGTGTCAGGAGGCCTGGTGTCCCAGGACGCCCTGGGACAGAGAGGAGGTCCAGGCTGTCCTCCGTGGGACACCTGCTGGG agttTCCTGGTGCTGCGGGACTCCGTGACGTCTCAGCCCAGCCTGCTGTGTGTGTCAGCCGGCGAGCAGAATGAAGAAGTTCTACATTATGATCTCAAATACACAGGCACAG TCTTCCAGCTGTCTGAGTCTCGTCTCTCCTTCTCTGATTTGCCTCAGCTGGTGCTTTTCTACTCTCTAACCAG GGATGTgttatctgtctgtctgaccaTTCCTTGCTGGATCTACAGTGTAACTGAGATGAACAAAAATCGTCTCTCTCAGCTTGAACCCA AAACTTGGCTTTCCACGCCGCCTGAGCTACAGACCGAAGAAATGACCAACAAGGAACTGAGTAATGTGATGTGTTCAATACAG ctGACTTCCACCAACGGGGCTCTGTGCATCATAAATCCACTCTACCTTCGTGAACATGGAGATGACTGGCTGACTCACAGGACGACAGCAGCACAATCATCAACGTCCAGACGAGATCGCCGCCTCAGCACCACCCGGGCATGGACAGGGTCGGGGCTACAAAACAAACGAGCAGTCTCATTGGAGCAGGAGCCCTCTGCTGTCAGTGAAGATGTCTCAG GTCTGGTAAGAGCCAGGTCGGCCGATTCCGCCTCCAACCCAACAACACCAACAGGAGTGGTCCTCAGGAGGTCCAGCAAGGATTTTCCCAACAGCCCCTTTCAAAGATTGACCACAGGGAGCCTTTCCACTCCCTCTACCCCAGTAAGCATCATACCTGAGGTGCATCGTCACAGCAGCCCCCTCCCTCAGTCTCCTCACAGGGTGTCCTGGATTGAAGATGGCTTTTGGCTGCCTCCACCCAGGCCCTCATCCTTACTCCATCCCCCTTCACTGGAGCTTGATTCGTTGTCGATCAGCAGCatagaggaggagcaggagtcCCAGTTCCCAAGCCCCTCATCCTACCACCCATCACCACACCGTTTGGCCAATAAAGTCATAAACCGTCTCTCAGCTGTGGGCCAGGCGCTGGGGGGGCTGGTGTCCCAGAAGAAAAGACTGACCAATCGAGTCCTGGAACTGAGCGAGAGGAAGGGCGGAGCCTTCGCTGAAGCTGTGAAGGGATTTGTGGAGATGACTCTGAAGGGAGGTCCTGACCCCAGCGGGGTTACAGGGCCGGAGTTCTTACAAGAAGTGAGGTCATCGCTTACATCACTAAGGGAGATATTGCTGGACTATGCAGAGATCCAGGCCATACTGGACAGCATCACTGACCTTAATGACTTGGAGATCG ACTCCCTGGTGGAGCTCTCCGTCCACAAAGTGGCTCTGAAGCCCGTTTCTGCTCATCTCTACAACTACATTCACACGTCACGCACCAATGACGGCAGCTTCGAGCGACTCCAGAGCAACTTCCTCGTGCTGGAGAAGAAGGAGGTACAGGACCTGGGGGGGTCGGCAGGAGTTGGAGTTCCTGACTCTGTCATACTGGAGCGAATAAAGCAAAGGTGGAGTAGTATGCACGAGGCCTACTCCCCGAACAAGAAGATTCAGATTCTCCTCAAAGTCTGCAAGAGTATTTACCACAGCATGAGTGCTAACACTAGCTCAG GTACGGTGTTTGGAGCAGATGATTTCCTGCCCTGCTTGACTTGGGTGCTGCTGAGAAGCAACTTAGTGGCCTTACAGGTGGACACAGACTATATGATGGAGCTGCTGGACCCCACACAGCTGCAGGGAGAGG GGGGCTACTACCTTACAACTCTATACGCCTCTCTCTACTACATCAGCAGCTTCCGGCCACGGCTGGCTGCCCGCCAGCTCAGCATGGAGGCCCAAAAGTCCATTAACCAATGGCATCGCAGGCGCACCCTGTACTGCAACCAATCACGTCGCAGCAAGCACCGGCGGACGATTCGCAGGCAGTCGTGTCACGATCAGAGCAAGCAGGATTCTGACGCAGAAACTGGGTGCAAGAATGGAAGCGTAGAAGAACATAATCCTGACAGCACCGATGTTTCGGAGCAGCAGACAGGAAGAAGCTCCGAGACTGCGCAGGCTCAGAGTGAAAACGCACAGAGCGAGCCTGAAGACGAGGACGAATCGCACACCGCTGCGCCAACATCAGACTGGCAACCTGCAGCGCAGCAAGAGGTGGCAGCCGACAATCAGGAGGACGGACAGACTGTGTGTGTAGCAGAAGAGGAGCAGCAAAGTGCATTCTga
- the rinl gene encoding ras and Rab interactor 3 isoform X3 translates to MKKFYIMISNTQAQLVLFYSLTRDVLSVCLTIPCWIYSVTEMNKNRLSQLEPKTWLSTPPELQTEEMTNKELSNVMCSIQLTSTNGALCIINPLYLREHGDDWLTHRTTAAQSSTSRRDRRLSTTRAWTGSGLQNKRAVSLEQEPSAVSEDVSGLVRARSADSASNPTTPTGVVLRRSSKDFPNSPFQRLTTGSLSTPSTPVSIIPEVHRHSSPLPQSPHRVSWIEDGFWLPPPRPSSLLHPPSLELDSLSISSIEEEQESQFPSPSSYHPSPHRLANKVINRLSAVGQALGGLVSQKKRLTNRVLELSERKGGAFAEAVKGFVEMTLKGGPDPSGVTGPEFLQEVRSSLTSLREILLDYAEIQAILDSITDLNDLEIDSLVELSVHKVALKPVSAHLYNYIHTSRTNDGSFERLQSNFLVLEKKEVQDLGGSAGVGVPDSVILERIKQRWSSMHEAYSPNKKIQILLKVCKSIYHSMSANTSSGTVFGADDFLPCLTWVLLRSNLVALQVDTDYMMELLDPTQLQGEGGYYLTTLYASLYYISSFRPRLAARQLSMEAQKSINQWHRRRTLYCNQSRRSKHRRTIRRQSCHDQSKQDSDAETGCKNGSVEEHNPDSTDVSEQQTGRSSETAQAQSENAQSEPEDEDESHTAAPTSDWQPAAQQEVAADNQEDGQTVCVAEEEQQSAF, encoded by the exons ATGAAGAAGTTCTACATTATGATCTCAAATACACAGGCACAG CTGGTGCTTTTCTACTCTCTAACCAG GGATGTgttatctgtctgtctgaccaTTCCTTGCTGGATCTACAGTGTAACTGAGATGAACAAAAATCGTCTCTCTCAGCTTGAACCCA AAACTTGGCTTTCCACGCCGCCTGAGCTACAGACCGAAGAAATGACCAACAAGGAACTGAGTAATGTGATGTGTTCAATACAG ctGACTTCCACCAACGGGGCTCTGTGCATCATAAATCCACTCTACCTTCGTGAACATGGAGATGACTGGCTGACTCACAGGACGACAGCAGCACAATCATCAACGTCCAGACGAGATCGCCGCCTCAGCACCACCCGGGCATGGACAGGGTCGGGGCTACAAAACAAACGAGCAGTCTCATTGGAGCAGGAGCCCTCTGCTGTCAGTGAAGATGTCTCAG GTCTGGTAAGAGCCAGGTCGGCCGATTCCGCCTCCAACCCAACAACACCAACAGGAGTGGTCCTCAGGAGGTCCAGCAAGGATTTTCCCAACAGCCCCTTTCAAAGATTGACCACAGGGAGCCTTTCCACTCCCTCTACCCCAGTAAGCATCATACCTGAGGTGCATCGTCACAGCAGCCCCCTCCCTCAGTCTCCTCACAGGGTGTCCTGGATTGAAGATGGCTTTTGGCTGCCTCCACCCAGGCCCTCATCCTTACTCCATCCCCCTTCACTGGAGCTTGATTCGTTGTCGATCAGCAGCatagaggaggagcaggagtcCCAGTTCCCAAGCCCCTCATCCTACCACCCATCACCACACCGTTTGGCCAATAAAGTCATAAACCGTCTCTCAGCTGTGGGCCAGGCGCTGGGGGGGCTGGTGTCCCAGAAGAAAAGACTGACCAATCGAGTCCTGGAACTGAGCGAGAGGAAGGGCGGAGCCTTCGCTGAAGCTGTGAAGGGATTTGTGGAGATGACTCTGAAGGGAGGTCCTGACCCCAGCGGGGTTACAGGGCCGGAGTTCTTACAAGAAGTGAGGTCATCGCTTACATCACTAAGGGAGATATTGCTGGACTATGCAGAGATCCAGGCCATACTGGACAGCATCACTGACCTTAATGACTTGGAGATCG ACTCCCTGGTGGAGCTCTCCGTCCACAAAGTGGCTCTGAAGCCCGTTTCTGCTCATCTCTACAACTACATTCACACGTCACGCACCAATGACGGCAGCTTCGAGCGACTCCAGAGCAACTTCCTCGTGCTGGAGAAGAAGGAGGTACAGGACCTGGGGGGGTCGGCAGGAGTTGGAGTTCCTGACTCTGTCATACTGGAGCGAATAAAGCAAAGGTGGAGTAGTATGCACGAGGCCTACTCCCCGAACAAGAAGATTCAGATTCTCCTCAAAGTCTGCAAGAGTATTTACCACAGCATGAGTGCTAACACTAGCTCAG GTACGGTGTTTGGAGCAGATGATTTCCTGCCCTGCTTGACTTGGGTGCTGCTGAGAAGCAACTTAGTGGCCTTACAGGTGGACACAGACTATATGATGGAGCTGCTGGACCCCACACAGCTGCAGGGAGAGG GGGGCTACTACCTTACAACTCTATACGCCTCTCTCTACTACATCAGCAGCTTCCGGCCACGGCTGGCTGCCCGCCAGCTCAGCATGGAGGCCCAAAAGTCCATTAACCAATGGCATCGCAGGCGCACCCTGTACTGCAACCAATCACGTCGCAGCAAGCACCGGCGGACGATTCGCAGGCAGTCGTGTCACGATCAGAGCAAGCAGGATTCTGACGCAGAAACTGGGTGCAAGAATGGAAGCGTAGAAGAACATAATCCTGACAGCACCGATGTTTCGGAGCAGCAGACAGGAAGAAGCTCCGAGACTGCGCAGGCTCAGAGTGAAAACGCACAGAGCGAGCCTGAAGACGAGGACGAATCGCACACCGCTGCGCCAACATCAGACTGGCAACCTGCAGCGCAGCAAGAGGTGGCAGCCGACAATCAGGAGGACGGACAGACTGTGTGTGTAGCAGAAGAGGAGCAGCAAAGTGCATTCTga
- the rinl gene encoding ras and Rab interactor 3 isoform X4, whose product MNKNRLSQLEPKTWLSTPPELQTEEMTNKELSNVMCSIQLTSTNGALCIINPLYLREHGDDWLTHRTTAAQSSTSRRDRRLSTTRAWTGSGLQNKRAVSLEQEPSAVSEDVSGLVRARSADSASNPTTPTGVVLRRSSKDFPNSPFQRLTTGSLSTPSTPVSIIPEVHRHSSPLPQSPHRVSWIEDGFWLPPPRPSSLLHPPSLELDSLSISSIEEEQESQFPSPSSYHPSPHRLANKVINRLSAVGQALGGLVSQKKRLTNRVLELSERKGGAFAEAVKGFVEMTLKGGPDPSGVTGPEFLQEVRSSLTSLREILLDYAEIQAILDSITDLNDLEIDSLVELSVHKVALKPVSAHLYNYIHTSRTNDGSFERLQSNFLVLEKKEVQDLGGSAGVGVPDSVILERIKQRWSSMHEAYSPNKKIQILLKVCKSIYHSMSANTSSGTVFGADDFLPCLTWVLLRSNLVALQVDTDYMMELLDPTQLQGEGGYYLTTLYASLYYISSFRPRLAARQLSMEAQKSINQWHRRRTLYCNQSRRSKHRRTIRRQSCHDQSKQDSDAETGCKNGSVEEHNPDSTDVSEQQTGRSSETAQAQSENAQSEPEDEDESHTAAPTSDWQPAAQQEVAADNQEDGQTVCVAEEEQQSAF is encoded by the exons ATGAACAAAAATCGTCTCTCTCAGCTTGAACCCA AAACTTGGCTTTCCACGCCGCCTGAGCTACAGACCGAAGAAATGACCAACAAGGAACTGAGTAATGTGATGTGTTCAATACAG ctGACTTCCACCAACGGGGCTCTGTGCATCATAAATCCACTCTACCTTCGTGAACATGGAGATGACTGGCTGACTCACAGGACGACAGCAGCACAATCATCAACGTCCAGACGAGATCGCCGCCTCAGCACCACCCGGGCATGGACAGGGTCGGGGCTACAAAACAAACGAGCAGTCTCATTGGAGCAGGAGCCCTCTGCTGTCAGTGAAGATGTCTCAG GTCTGGTAAGAGCCAGGTCGGCCGATTCCGCCTCCAACCCAACAACACCAACAGGAGTGGTCCTCAGGAGGTCCAGCAAGGATTTTCCCAACAGCCCCTTTCAAAGATTGACCACAGGGAGCCTTTCCACTCCCTCTACCCCAGTAAGCATCATACCTGAGGTGCATCGTCACAGCAGCCCCCTCCCTCAGTCTCCTCACAGGGTGTCCTGGATTGAAGATGGCTTTTGGCTGCCTCCACCCAGGCCCTCATCCTTACTCCATCCCCCTTCACTGGAGCTTGATTCGTTGTCGATCAGCAGCatagaggaggagcaggagtcCCAGTTCCCAAGCCCCTCATCCTACCACCCATCACCACACCGTTTGGCCAATAAAGTCATAAACCGTCTCTCAGCTGTGGGCCAGGCGCTGGGGGGGCTGGTGTCCCAGAAGAAAAGACTGACCAATCGAGTCCTGGAACTGAGCGAGAGGAAGGGCGGAGCCTTCGCTGAAGCTGTGAAGGGATTTGTGGAGATGACTCTGAAGGGAGGTCCTGACCCCAGCGGGGTTACAGGGCCGGAGTTCTTACAAGAAGTGAGGTCATCGCTTACATCACTAAGGGAGATATTGCTGGACTATGCAGAGATCCAGGCCATACTGGACAGCATCACTGACCTTAATGACTTGGAGATCG ACTCCCTGGTGGAGCTCTCCGTCCACAAAGTGGCTCTGAAGCCCGTTTCTGCTCATCTCTACAACTACATTCACACGTCACGCACCAATGACGGCAGCTTCGAGCGACTCCAGAGCAACTTCCTCGTGCTGGAGAAGAAGGAGGTACAGGACCTGGGGGGGTCGGCAGGAGTTGGAGTTCCTGACTCTGTCATACTGGAGCGAATAAAGCAAAGGTGGAGTAGTATGCACGAGGCCTACTCCCCGAACAAGAAGATTCAGATTCTCCTCAAAGTCTGCAAGAGTATTTACCACAGCATGAGTGCTAACACTAGCTCAG GTACGGTGTTTGGAGCAGATGATTTCCTGCCCTGCTTGACTTGGGTGCTGCTGAGAAGCAACTTAGTGGCCTTACAGGTGGACACAGACTATATGATGGAGCTGCTGGACCCCACACAGCTGCAGGGAGAGG GGGGCTACTACCTTACAACTCTATACGCCTCTCTCTACTACATCAGCAGCTTCCGGCCACGGCTGGCTGCCCGCCAGCTCAGCATGGAGGCCCAAAAGTCCATTAACCAATGGCATCGCAGGCGCACCCTGTACTGCAACCAATCACGTCGCAGCAAGCACCGGCGGACGATTCGCAGGCAGTCGTGTCACGATCAGAGCAAGCAGGATTCTGACGCAGAAACTGGGTGCAAGAATGGAAGCGTAGAAGAACATAATCCTGACAGCACCGATGTTTCGGAGCAGCAGACAGGAAGAAGCTCCGAGACTGCGCAGGCTCAGAGTGAAAACGCACAGAGCGAGCCTGAAGACGAGGACGAATCGCACACCGCTGCGCCAACATCAGACTGGCAACCTGCAGCGCAGCAAGAGGTGGCAGCCGACAATCAGGAGGACGGACAGACTGTGTGTGTAGCAGAAGAGGAGCAGCAAAGTGCATTCTga